From Funiculus sociatus GB2-C1:
CTGCGTTGCTTTCACTAGATACGTTTGACTTAGCCAACGCTTAATATCCTGGCTCAGCACGAACCATAGATGCCCAGGCGCATTGTTGAGAAATTTGTCTAAATGAGGAATATCCGTTTCGGTTTCGGTGCTGGGCAACATTAAGTCTGCATACCCATCCAAAACTATGATCGCGTCCGGCTTATAAGGCAAAATTTGGAGCGCTAATTGAGCCAGTTGATTGCCAGAAGTATAGCCTGGTACTGCCGCATTGATGACGCGATATTTGCCTTCGCGAATCCGTAGCGGTAAGGAGAGGGCTTTTATTCGTTCTGGCTTGTAGTAAGGCAAAAAATCTGGGCGAAAGTTCTCCGGAGCTGCTTTTTGCTTGGCTACTCGTATATTGAGACTACCTTCAAGCTTGTTAGCGAAAGTTTCTTGGTTACTCAAATTCCTGTGACCAAAGGCGGTTGATCCGCCCAAAACGAAAACCCGAATTTCATCTTTAGGTTTTGCTAGGGGAACCGCTTCGTTGTCACGAAAACCCTGTTGGTTAATGCGCCAAAATTTGCTCTTCTGGTTAGGAGCCAGCTCATATCCTACAGATAAACGCCGATTAGCAATCAGATGCCCATAGTTGGGTAGACCGTCGAAGGGTTGCTGGTTTTGATCGAGGAACTTAAGACGGTAAGCTGTAACTTCTGGTGGTTCGCCTTCATAGGCTGCCAATTCGGGACTTTTGCCTGCGACACCCACAAAAACCCGTGCCAGCAATTCTAGAAAAATCAAGAATAGCGGCAGGGCTAGGAGTACGAGGAGAAGCTGAGGCGGCTGGCGGCGTTTTTGGTAAGATTTGTAGCTGTAGCCGGACTTTTTAAACATCAAGTAATGAACCTCAAATGAGCAACGAACAAGGGAAGTTAAAAGTTAAAAAGCCAAGGTAAATATTTATTCTTTTTTGCCTTTTGCCTTTTGCCTTTTGCCTTCGGCAAGCGATCGCGCTATGCTGCAATTTCGTTGCTAAACTTAACAGCGTGGTAGATGACAACCTATGATGAATTTGCTGTGCCAACAGACTTTTCCCTAAATGCTGGTGCGGTATTCAGGGAATCGTTACTGCATAAGAGTACAAAAGTAGATATCTTACCATATGCCCTACAAGTTATTATTCGTCTGCCTTGGTAATATTTGCCGTTCGCCTGCGGCAGAAAACATCATGAACCATTTGATTGAGCAAGAGGGTTTAAGCGATCGCATTAGCTGCGATTCTGCCGGTACTGGAGGTTATCACATTGGCAGTCCTCCAGACAGACGCATGGCAATAGCCGCTAAGGCGCGTGGAATTACGCTTCAGGGTCAAGCGCAGCAATTTCAAAAGTCAAACTTTGAGGAATTTGATTTAATTTTGGCAATGGATCGAGAAAACTACCAAGATATCCTCTCCCTTGATCCAGCTCTCAAGTATCAGGACAAAGTGCGGCTAATGTGTGACTTCTGCACCCACCATACCGCCAAGGAAGTTCCTGACCCCTACTATGGTGGCCCGGAAGGATTTAATAAAGTCATAGATTTACTGTTAGATGCCTGTGAGGGGCTGCTGCAACACATTAGAGCTAATGGCATTTAAACAATTAGCTATTAAATATTGACTATTCCACCAAATGATGCTCCATAGCGAAACGCACCAATTCGGATCGGTTGTTAGTTTCCGTTTTTCTCAGCAGACTACTGACGTGCTTTTCCACCGTCCGAGGACTGAGGTGCAGCTTGTTGCCGATGTCGCCATTAGATAAACCTTTGGTGAGTTGATCTAGAACTTCCTGTTCTCTCTGAGTGAGATTGAGTATCACGGAAGCAACAGGTGGAGAAAGTGGAGAAGCTTCGACTTCTTGTGTTGGTGCAGCTCCACCTTGGATGAACGATCGCCACTCGACTTGGATCATTTGCGATCGCTCCAACAAATTGCGAATCACCGCCCCCAACTCCTCCAGTTCAAACGGCTTGGGCAGATAGAGATCGCACCCCAACTTATACCCCTGAATCCGTTCTGAGGTACTGGCACGCTCTGTCAAAAAAATCACAGGTAGCAAGCGGAAGGTTGGACGCTGACGAAGCTGCCGCACCAGTTCGTAGCCGTCCATCCGAGGCATCATAATGTCTGTCACCAGCAAATGAGGATGATACTTCTCAACCAAGCCGAGTGCGGCTTGACCATCCTCGGCTGTAATGACCGAATAACCAGACAGCTCCAGATAATCGCTAATAGAAAGACGAATCCCTGGATCGTCATCGGCAACCAGGATGAGCAAAGGCATGGCA
This genomic window contains:
- a CDS encoding low molecular weight protein-tyrosine-phosphatase yields the protein MPYKLLFVCLGNICRSPAAENIMNHLIEQEGLSDRISCDSAGTGGYHIGSPPDRRMAIAAKARGITLQGQAQQFQKSNFEEFDLILAMDRENYQDILSLDPALKYQDKVRLMCDFCTHHTAKEVPDPYYGGPEGFNKVIDLLLDACEGLLQHIRANGI
- a CDS encoding response regulator transcription factor, producing the protein MPLLILVADDDPGIRLSISDYLELSGYSVITAEDGQAALGLVEKYHPHLLVTDIMMPRMDGYELVRQLRQRPTFRLLPVIFLTERASTSERIQGYKLGCDLYLPKPFELEELGAVIRNLLERSQMIQVEWRSFIQGGAAPTQEVEASPLSPPVASVILNLTQREQEVLDQLTKGLSNGDIGNKLHLSPRTVEKHVSSLLRKTETNNRSELVRFAMEHHLVE
- a CDS encoding SGNH/GDSL hydrolase family protein, which encodes MFKKSGYSYKSYQKRRQPPQLLLVLLALPLFLIFLELLARVFVGVAGKSPELAAYEGEPPEVTAYRLKFLDQNQQPFDGLPNYGHLIANRRLSVGYELAPNQKSKFWRINQQGFRDNEAVPLAKPKDEIRVFVLGGSTAFGHRNLSNQETFANKLEGSLNIRVAKQKAAPENFRPDFLPYYKPERIKALSLPLRIREGKYRVINAAVPGYTSGNQLAQLALQILPYKPDAIIVLDGYADLMLPSTETETDIPHLDKFLNNAPGHLWFVLSQDIKRWLSQTYLVKATQYWVLKPQPSVDQLSMAVSEESLPLEERLAASPAELKRRVERYSDRMKQMAILTAPAKIPLLVVTQPEITGRSTSSMSEKERQLLGELGSTYTQRVKDGYVQLAAANQQLERMYGQNVKTLDFYKLYEKSPRQAFSDAVHLTDEANTILADRLYKTMLELPLLQIPTQKPR